A genomic window from Cetobacterium somerae ATCC BAA-474 includes:
- a CDS encoding patatin-like phospholipase family protein: MDNIGLVLEGGGLRGAYTSGILDYFLSKQLHFKYTIGVSAGAIYSASYASRQKRRNIDIILKYLNDERYMGYKYLIKNGSYINVDFAYRKMTYELAPFDFETFYNCDLEFKVGAFNCIKGRTEFFSKKDFKGTDDLLESLIASGSLPFFSKETTINEKIYLDGGIASPIPIAQSILDGNSKNVVILTEDEGYKKEPLKLQPLIKLYYRKYPKVAEALIKRHLVYNRTLKDIQELENKGDVFVFRPSEIVVVDRLERDLNKIKALYNLGLKDAKENYERLLNWMNNKNEESQE; the protein is encoded by the coding sequence ATGGATAATATAGGATTAGTTTTAGAAGGTGGAGGGTTAAGAGGAGCTTATACATCTGGAATTTTAGATTATTTTTTATCTAAACAGTTGCATTTTAAATATACAATTGGAGTTTCAGCAGGTGCAATTTATTCAGCATCTTATGCTTCGAGACAGAAAAGAAGAAATATTGATATTATTTTAAAATATTTAAATGATGAAAGATATATGGGATATAAATATTTAATAAAAAATGGAAGTTATATAAATGTAGATTTTGCATATAGAAAAATGACCTATGAGCTAGCACCTTTTGATTTTGAAACATTTTATAATTGTGATTTAGAATTTAAAGTGGGAGCATTTAATTGCATAAAAGGAAGAACAGAATTTTTTTCTAAAAAAGATTTTAAAGGAACAGATGATCTTTTAGAATCTCTAATTGCATCAGGAAGTTTACCATTTTTTTCTAAAGAGACAACAATAAATGAGAAGATATATTTAGATGGTGGAATAGCTTCACCAATTCCAATAGCTCAGTCAATATTAGATGGAAATAGTAAAAATGTTGTTATTTTAACAGAGGATGAAGGATATAAAAAAGAGCCTTTAAAATTACAGCCACTAATAAAATTGTATTATAGAAAATATCCTAAAGTAGCAGAAGCATTAATAAAACGTCATTTAGTTTATAATAGAACTTTAAAAGATATACAAGAGCTGGAAAATAAAGGAGATGTTTTTGTTTTTAGGCCTAGTGAGATAGTGGTCGTAGATAGATTAGAAAGAGATTTAAATAAAATTAAAGCCCTTTATAATTTAGGTTTAAAAGATGCAAAAGAAAATTATGAGAGATTATTAAATTGGATGAATAATAAAAATGAAGAGAGCCAAGAGTAG
- a CDS encoding ABC transporter ATP-binding protein: MIKKFISYYKPYKKLFFLDLFAAITVSVCDLIYPMLSRVAVNNYIPNKNYRSILILAITLFGIYIIKLICNYFMNYWGHVVGVRMQGDMRKDVYTKLQNFPIKYFDNTQTGSIMSRIVNDLQEVSELAHHGPEDLFISVIMIFGSFFLLLNINIPLTLIVFSVIPFIVWFTINRRQRMSDAFLQTREKIGAINSTLQNSISGIRVSKAFVNKNDELEKFKKSNVEFKTAREGAYKVMAEYVSGMTFLTDMLDYLVLVFGAIFTYQGKINFGDFLAYLLYIRIFSQPIKRLVGFVEQYQNGMSGFKRFKEMLDEDIEKDSAGAKELKDVRGNIKFENIYFSHDKKNILKDFSLNIKAGETLALVGPSGGGKTTICNLIPRFYDIDSGDIKIDSQSIYNFKIDSLRKNIGIVQQDPFLFTGSIKENLTIGKPDATDEEIIEAAKKANIHDFIETLPDGYNTEVGERGVKLSGGQKQRIAIGRIFLKNPPILILDEATSALDNITEQLIQESLDELSKNRTTIVVAHRLSTVKNADTIVVLTDDGIVEAGTHDELITNKGFYYNLHLGILQ, encoded by the coding sequence ATGATAAAAAAATTTATAAGTTATTATAAACCTTATAAAAAACTATTTTTTCTAGATTTATTTGCGGCTATTACCGTTTCTGTTTGTGATTTAATCTATCCTATGCTAAGTAGAGTTGCTGTAAATAACTATATTCCTAATAAAAACTATCGAAGCATTTTAATTTTAGCAATTACACTTTTTGGGATATATATCATAAAACTTATTTGTAATTACTTTATGAATTATTGGGGACATGTAGTAGGTGTTCGAATGCAAGGAGATATGAGAAAAGATGTTTACACAAAACTTCAAAATTTCCCAATTAAATATTTTGATAATACTCAAACTGGAAGTATTATGTCTCGAATTGTAAATGATTTACAAGAAGTTTCTGAACTTGCTCACCATGGACCTGAAGATCTTTTCATATCAGTCATCATGATTTTTGGTTCTTTTTTCCTTCTTTTAAATATCAATATCCCACTAACACTTATAGTTTTTTCAGTTATTCCATTTATAGTTTGGTTCACTATTAATAGAAGACAAAGAATGTCTGATGCGTTTTTACAAACACGTGAAAAAATTGGAGCTATTAATTCAACTTTACAAAATAGTATTAGTGGAATTAGAGTTTCTAAAGCTTTTGTTAATAAAAATGATGAATTAGAAAAATTTAAAAAAAGTAATGTGGAGTTTAAGACAGCTCGTGAAGGTGCATATAAAGTTATGGCTGAATATGTTTCAGGAATGACTTTTCTTACAGATATGTTAGATTATCTTGTATTAGTTTTTGGAGCTATTTTTACATATCAAGGTAAAATTAATTTTGGTGATTTTTTAGCTTATCTTTTATATATTAGAATTTTTAGTCAACCTATAAAAAGACTTGTTGGCTTTGTTGAGCAGTATCAAAATGGTATGAGTGGATTTAAACGTTTCAAAGAGATGTTAGACGAGGATATTGAAAAGGATTCCGCAGGTGCTAAAGAGTTAAAAGATGTTAGAGGTAATATTAAATTTGAAAATATCTATTTTAGTCATGATAAAAAAAATATTTTAAAAGATTTTTCCCTTAACATAAAAGCTGGTGAAACTTTAGCTCTTGTAGGACCTTCTGGTGGTGGAAAAACTACTATTTGTAATTTAATTCCTAGATTCTATGATATAGATAGTGGAGATATCAAAATTGATTCACAAAGTATCTATAATTTTAAAATTGATTCATTAAGAAAAAATATTGGAATAGTTCAACAAGATCCATTTCTTTTCACTGGAAGTATCAAAGAGAATTTAACTATTGGAAAGCCCGATGCCACTGATGAAGAGATTATTGAAGCTGCTAAAAAAGCTAATATTCATGACTTCATTGAAACATTACCAGATGGTTATAATACTGAAGTTGGAGAAAGAGGAGTAAAACTTTCTGGTGGTCAAAAGCAAAGAATTGCTATTGGAAGAATCTTCTTAAAAAATCCACCAATTTTAATACTAGACGAAGCTACATCTGCTTTAGACAATATAACTGAACAACTTATTCAAGAATCTTTAGATGAACTTTCTAAGAACCGTACAACTATAGTTGTTGCTCACAGATTATCCACTGTTAAAAATGCTGATACTATAGTCGTTTTAACAGATGATGGTATTGTTGAAGCAGGAACTCATGATGAATTAATTACTAATAAAGGGTTTTATTACAATCTACACTTAGGCATCTTACAATAA
- a CDS encoding ABC transporter substrate-binding protein, translating to MRKFIQKYFTLLLAINFIFVFNISFSNNNNVITVAQGSKPKSLDPHTFNEFPTLGITEHIFNTLVTLDDKGTPIPELAESFVYLSPTEILFTIRKKVKFHNGDTLTTDDVIFSLERMMEKPGSRVILKDIKSVAKTSDDKVLITLHEPSAPFLANLTLPIAAIMNKNYVMAGNNVALNPIGTGPYMVTNWGDGDKIVMSSFKDYFKGAPKNNGLVFKIITENTSRLAALETGEVDIIYAISPIDFQIVEKNPNLNLLHKTTTTTELMVLNVQKDGLDNKNIRKAIHMAIDKAGILEAIFLNRGSIATSPINPNIFGSYQNLKPIDNDIKKAKEIIANETKEKKLPIFKIWTSENIVRVQIAQIIQANLKEIGIESNIEIVEWGTFLKKTSEGAHDILLTTWILGVSDIDTVVTTLFHSNSIGAEGNRSFYSNPILDKEIDLARTTTDIEKRKIYYKNVQEIILDENPIVPLVYKIDGIGISNKIHNFQYNKASMRNYYEDMKKVDVK from the coding sequence ATGAGAAAATTTATTCAAAAATATTTTACTTTGCTACTTGCTATAAACTTTATATTTGTATTTAATATTTCCTTTAGTAATAATAATAATGTTATTACTGTAGCACAGGGTTCAAAACCTAAATCATTAGATCCACATACATTTAATGAGTTTCCAACTCTTGGTATCACAGAACATATTTTCAATACTTTAGTTACTCTTGATGATAAGGGAACTCCTATACCTGAATTAGCTGAAAGTTTTGTCTATCTCTCTCCTACAGAGATCTTATTTACTATTAGAAAAAAAGTTAAGTTTCATAATGGTGATACATTGACAACAGATGATGTCATTTTTAGTTTAGAGAGAATGATGGAGAAACCTGGAAGTAGAGTTATATTAAAAGATATTAAATCAGTTGCTAAAACGTCAGATGATAAAGTTCTTATAACTTTACATGAACCGTCAGCACCATTTTTAGCTAATTTAACTCTTCCTATAGCTGCTATTATGAATAAAAATTACGTAATGGCTGGAAATAATGTTGCATTAAATCCAATTGGTACTGGTCCTTATATGGTTACCAATTGGGGAGATGGTGATAAAATTGTTATGAGTAGTTTTAAAGATTATTTTAAAGGAGCACCTAAAAATAATGGCCTAGTTTTTAAAATAATCACTGAAAATACTAGTCGTTTAGCTGCTTTAGAAACTGGTGAGGTTGATATTATTTATGCTATATCTCCCATTGATTTTCAAATTGTAGAAAAAAATCCCAATCTGAATCTGCTTCATAAAACTACTACAACAACAGAGTTAATGGTTTTAAATGTTCAAAAAGATGGTTTAGATAATAAAAATATTCGAAAAGCCATTCATATGGCTATTGATAAAGCTGGAATTTTAGAAGCTATATTTCTAAATAGAGGCTCTATTGCAACCTCTCCAATAAATCCAAATATTTTTGGAAGTTACCAAAATTTAAAACCAATAGATAACGATATAAAAAAAGCGAAAGAGATTATTGCCAATGAAACTAAAGAAAAAAAACTTCCAATTTTTAAAATTTGGACAAGTGAAAATATAGTAAGAGTTCAAATAGCTCAAATTATACAAGCTAATTTAAAAGAGATTGGAATCGAATCAAATATTGAAATTGTTGAGTGGGGAACATTTCTAAAGAAAACTTCAGAGGGTGCTCATGATATTCTTTTAACTACATGGATTTTAGGTGTTAGTGATATTGATACTGTAGTTACTACTCTATTCCATTCAAACTCAATTGGAGCTGAAGGAAATAGATCTTTTTATAGTAATCCAATTTTAGATAAAGAGATTGATTTAGCTCGTACTACTACTGACATAGAAAAGAGAAAAATATATTATAAAAATGTTCAAGAGATTATTTTAGATGAAAATCCAATAGTTCCATTAGTTTATAAAATTGATGGAATTGGAATCAGTAATAAAATTCATAATTTCCAATATAACAAAGCAAGTATGAGAAACTATTATGAAGATATGAAAAAAGTAGATGTTAAATAA